The following is a genomic window from Mus pahari chromosome 1, PAHARI_EIJ_v1.1, whole genome shotgun sequence.
NNNNNNNNNNNNNNNNNNNNNNNNNNNNNNNNNNNNNNNNNNNNNNNNNNNNNNNNNNNNNNNNNNNNNNNNNNNNNNNNNNNNNNNNNNNNNNNNNNNNNNNNNNNNNNNNNNNNNNNNNNNNNNNNNNNNNNNNNNNNNNNNNNNNNNNNNNNNNNNNNNNNNNNNNNNNNNNNNNNNNNNNNNNNNNNNNNNNNNNNNNNNNNNNNNNNNNNNNNNNNNNNNNNNNNNNNNNNNNNNNNNNNNNNNNNNNNNNNNNNNNNNNNNNNNNNNNNNNNNNNNNNNNNNNNNNNNNNNNNNNNNNNNNNNNNNNNNNNNNNNNNNNNNNNNNNNNNNNNNNNNNNNNNNNNNNNNNNNNNNNNNNNNNNNNNNNNNNNNNNNNNNNNNNNNNNNNNNNNNNNNNNNNNNNNNNNNNNNNNNNNNNNNNNNNNNNNNNNNNNNNNNNNNNNNNNNNNNNNNNNNNNNNNNNNNNNNNNNNNNNNNNNNNNNNNNNNNNNNNNNNNNNNNNNNNNNNNNNNNNNNNNNNNNNNNNNNNNNNNNNNNNNNNNNNNNNNNNNNNNNNNNNNNNNNNNNNNNNNNNNNNNNNNNNNNNNNNNNNNNNNNNNNNNNNNNNNNNNNNNNNNNNNNNNNNNNNNNNNNNNNNNNNNNNNNNNNNNNNNNNNNNNNNNNNNNNNNNNNNNNNNNNNNNNNNNNNNNNNNNNNNNNNNNNNNNNNNNNNNNNNNNNNNNNNNNNNNNNNNNNNNNNNNNNNNNNNNNNNNNNNNNNNNNNNNNNNNNNNNNNNNNNNNNNNNNNNNNNNNNNNNNNNNNNNNNNNNNNNNNNNNNNNNNNNNNNNNNNNNNNNNNNNNNNNNNNNNNNNNNNNNNNNNNNNNNNNNNNNNNNNNNNNNNNNNNNNNNNNNNNNNNNNNNNNNNNNNNNNNNNNNNNNNNNNNNNNNNNNNNNNNNNNNNNNNNNNNNNNNNNNNNNNNNNNNNNNNNNNNNNNNNNNNNNNNNNNNNNNNNNNNNNNNNNNNNNNNNNNNNNNNNNNNNNNNNNNNNNNNNNNNNNNNNNNNNNNNNNNNNNNNNNNNNNNNNNNNNNNNNNNNNNNNNNNNNNNNNNNNNNNNNNNNNNNNNNNNNNNNNNNNNNNNNNNNNNNNNNNNNNNNNNNNNNNNNNNNNNNNNNNNNNNNNNNNNNNNNNNNNNNNNNNNNNNNNNNNNNNNNNNNNNNNNNNNNNNNNNNNNNNNNNNNNNNNNNNNNNNNNNNNNNNNNNNgaaattggtctgaagttcttttctttgttggatctttgtgtggtttaggtatcagagtaattgtggcttcatagaatgaattgggaataataccttctgcttctattttatagaatagtttgaggagaattggaattaggtcttctttgaacgtctgatagaactctgcataatcctgggctttttttggttgtgagactattgatgactgcttttatttctttagaggaaataggactgtttagatcgtcaatctgatcctgatttaactttggtgcctggtatctgtctaggaatttgtccatttcatccaggttttccagttttgttgagtatagcgttttgtagtaggatctgatgatgttttagatttcctaaTGAtctgttatgtctccattttcatttctggttttgttaattagaacactgtccctgtgccctctagttattctagctaagggtttatctatcttgttgattttctcaaagaaccagctcctggtttggttgattctttgaatagtaatttttgtttccacttggttgatttcagtcctaagtttgattatttcctgccttctactcctcttaggtgaatttgcttcctttagttctagggcttctcagtgttctgtcaggttactagtatgtactctctctagtttctttttggaggcactcagggctatgagttttcctcttagggactgccttcattgtgtcccatgagtttgggtatgttgtggcttcattttcattgaactctaaaacgtctttaatttctttctttatttcatccttgaccaagttatcattgagaagagtgttgttcagtttccacatgagtgttggctttctattgtttatgcttttattgaagatcagccttagtccgtggtgatctgataggattcatgggataatttgaatatttttgtatctgtggaggcctgttttgtgaccaattatatggtcagttttggaggaggttccatgtggggctgagaagaaggtatatccttttgttttaggataaaatgtcccAAAGCTGCTTAGCTTCTGTgttccacactctcaccagtacagactggagcctaggtgaaccagagcaaagatggctccccaaccagctcaggcagtgataGCCGTCCCTTGCAGACACCTCTCTTCTCTTGGGGAAGGTGCTCATATgtatagagacagaaatgggatccttcctagatgctgtgttgcttctgcaggctgccctctccccagcaattcatgggagcaaagatggctctcttaccagctcaggccttgagtaCCCTCCTGTgtggacacctctgctctggcggGAAAGATGCCAGATcgaaatttaaagattttataatCTTTATCTAACCTAATTATCCTCAGAGTACTGAAATGTCTTAAGTATTACTGTTATTGTCATTTAATAGATGGAAATAATGTGGTTTGAAGTAATGTATACAACCAGAATATTCCACCaccctacttttaaaaatttgtatttattcatttgtgtgtgtgtgtgtgtgtgtgtgtgtgtgtgtgtgtgtgtgtgtgactgagggCTACCTTTGGGAGTCAACTCTCCCCATCCACATGGGCCCAGCAGATAAGGCCATACACTTGGTAAAAGTACTCTCTCAGAATGAAGAATCTTGGCAGTCTCAacccaaattttattttgtgatgcCAACACCCAAGTTTATGATCAGGATAAGTAATTCTTTTCTTGAatgtcagagttttttttttttttaatatcataaacTGGTGGATAACTTGGTGACCTAACTtattcacttatgtatactatacaCTGTCATTCTGTTAGAGGTGCTGTATTATTTATTCACACTAGATATTTGAGAAActgtgtatgcatatttatataaaataaagtgattGCTATGttgtatgcatatacatttattgaTGTCAAGTGATATTACCAGCGGGTCATTCAATATTGTGAAAATCCTTtaacatttctgattttaagtTTATTACCTAGAAATTGAGTTTGGGGGACTAGCAGACACCTATGTCCTTTGCAGACCAGTGCCTCAAAGGTCAGGCATGTTATGATCTGGTGCCATAATAGGATCACAGGGGAAGTTAGGAATTGATGCACATGGCAAACTGGGTCTTTAATTACTAGAAAAATCTCCATGACAACCATGATGCCAGAGAACGAGTGTCTGTCGTATATTTTCTCTAATTggctttcctttccattttggcTCTGAACAGGATATTTAGAGGATTCCCAAGTGTTGCTGTTTCACTTGGTGTGAGCAGACAGCCAGGTTAATGACCCAAAGCATCCATTAGGAATATACTAGCGCCCCTCCTGGAAAATTACTTGAAATATTGGCAGTTTCAACATTTGACACGAACTTTGTCTTCTGCAGTGTTTGGATGAAGGTCAGAGGGTAAGCCTTGTAGTTAGAATCAACTATCTCAAGGTCCTTCATTTTTACAGGAGGACTAATCGTTTAGTTAGATTTATGGGGAGTAATCTTCCCTATTTTTCTCCTAGCCCTTCTCCTAATTTCCACATCCTGCATATTTTCCTCTCAGTTTCTCTTTGTACTTAGCCAAATGATCTGCTGTTCAGAGAAAGCATATATCCTATGTTTAAAATTTGAGAGAGGTTCTTGTTGACTTCTTAAGTATGTACCTTAGATTCTGTTACTTTTTATCTCCTATGCATTAAAATGGGGAGAATCAAATCAGCAGGGGCTAAAGCCTAGGTGATGTAAAAAGCCAGAAGTTGAGATCTGGATCAACAGTAAGAGTTGGCTGACTTTCAGATTTCCTAAGATCAAAGCATGCTTGTCCATGTATCTCAACTATTCCCTTCCCTGGAACACTTTATTCCATCTTTGCTCACCACGGCTATGTCTCTGAAATAATAGGAATTATATTCTATTCAGATGCAAAGCTTGGGTTCATGACTTTCAGTTATAAGAGACAAACTAAGTTTTATGATATGACAGAGTATTCATGCACAGTTCTACTAGACTGTTCAACATCTTCAAATAGCTCTCCACTGTCACCTTTGGTGGCCCCAGAGACAGCAGCTTTAACAGTACAGATATGAAACATACCCACTCTAGTCATAGGTAGTTCTGGTCTAAGTGTCCAGCCCAGGCACAGGTAGTACTGGTCTAGGTGCCTACTCAGGCAGAGGGTAGTCCTGGTCTGTGTCCAGTCCAGGCACAGGTAGTACTGGTTGAGGTGCCTACTCAGGGAGAGGTAGTACTGGTCTAAGTGTCCACTCAGTCACAGGTAGTGCTGGTCTAAGTGCTCATTACAGACACAGGTGGTGCTGGTCTAAGTGTCAACTCCAGGCACAGGTAATGCTGGTCTAAGTGTACATTCCAGACACAGGTAGTGCTGGTCCAAGTGCTCATTCCAGACACAGGTAGTGCTGGTCTAAGTGTACACTCCAGACACAGGTAGTGCTGGTTTAAGTgtcctttaagttttttttaagttattcttACTCACATTTTCCTTACTCAGCAATCTGCATTTAACTTATTATTCCCAGTGCATCTCACTGAACAGGGAATGTTCTTATTAAATCAGCATTGATAAGCTATACCTACTCAGTCAATTCTTTAACAGCTTTTCTGCTTTAAACTCTTTTGGGAGATGCTGAACACTGAGAACACTAATAACAAGAGTTAAGTATGTTCTCCCCCACTTTCAAACATTTCAGTAAATTACCCTGTAAAAATACTCAGAGTAAGCATGGTATCTCATAACTTTTAAGTCTTTCTTGCAAATAGTGGGCAGCATAGAATATTCCTACACGTGCTTGCCCATATCATCAGAATTCTGTGAGATGGTAACATAAATTTCAACCATCTTGggtgtttcatttatttttattaaactgatCAAGTAAATTGATGTTAAAAATGTTACCCAGGAgagtttataatttcaaaatgtttccatTAAAGTTAACTAATATTGGATGACCCGAGGAACAACATTGTTCAGTGTACAACATACAGAAAGATGCCCAAAGTTCATAAAACCATAGTGAAAATTCAGCCAGTCTAAGATTTTCAGCTGCAAGTGCAAAGTTAAACAGGACCAGTTGATAAGACATTTAACATATTCTTGTGGATGGATGCACATGTGAGGGAACACAGCACTTAACACTAAGGAGAAAGCCTCCCTCAGTTCCTCATTCTCAGTACTGTTTTCTAAATGTCACTTGGTGGAGGAAAACAAATGCAGCAACACTGTCTGAGTGGCAGTTAGAAAAATGATATGAGACAAAAATCGATATTCTAATAACTATTAGTTAATACTGTTAAGAAACCTACAGACAATGTTTGTAGGACCTAGATTGTCAATGGGTCCTTATTATCTCATCTTTGTTCTACTATCAACTGTATTTTACAGAGGGAGGTGATAACAGCAAGAATAATTGCTAACATTATTGGAGCTTTGCCATGTTAAGCCTTTTATGTCATTCAGTCTCTTGAGTAGTTCAAGAGGAACTTTGGAAGTGCTTCACATAATGCGTATGATTGTATGTTtatattgtgtgtgcacatgtatgacaCATGTTAATCTTTGAATGTGtgtgaaatagaaaaaatagagaaagagacaAGTATAGAGAGACATTGACCACATGTGAGAGTAATTATACAAGCAAACTTATACAAGATTAGGAGAGTGTTTCTTACACTCGTCAGTGCTGTGGTGCCTGTCCCTTGCTGATAAAAATATATAGTTCACACAGAAGATATTGTTGTactgtctttatatattttgtgactaTTAACATACATTtaattacattatattatttttgtcttaaccaggtcttccatttattttaatgtttttacttcATAATTTCTCTTTGGAAGTTACATTTTATGCCAAGAGTGTATCAATATAATAATTCACCTACAGTGAGTTAGATCTCAGATTCTATTGGTGGAGGTATACTCATTGCACAGTAATTTAAATTACTAACCTTGCCATTTGAAGATTCTTATCAAcacatctgtttttaaaatgcctATTTATTCTTTTGATGCATGTCTATCATTGTGAGAATAATGAGCTATCAATGTTAACAGTACACATGCTTTCCTGCCAAGTGTCAATGTATTCTGAGACTCATCATTTGCACCCTCAAAATATGTCTGAATTACAAATCATGACACTTTCATCCAGGCCAGTTTGGGGATGATGTGTGTTAAAACAATTTCAGGAGAAGAAACTGTAAAATTTATTTTGGGGTTCTGTATATGACACTTTCATAGAAAGAATGATTGTCTTTACTAAGAACATACACTTCTGTTACAAAACACTGTGTCAGAATTACAAACCACAATAGTATAATCCAAGTTATTGTATGTGactgtacgtgtgtatgtgtgtgtgtgtgtgcgcgcgcacacacacacacacttatttgtGTTTGTACATGTTCTTGTGTGTGATCACATTATTTCTTAGGCATTGAATTAaggaagcagtcattaaagtttaaatgtctttctttaatGTAATGCTCTAATGTCACTTGAGTCAGCAATGCATTGTCttatttgtcttttgattttaGCAGAACAAGCACAGAGGTAATGATTGGGGAAAGAAATATTACCAAGATCACTCAATTTATCCTCCTGGGATTCTCTGATTTCCCCCAAATCACAGCACTGCTTTTTGTTATGTTCCTCATCCTGTACATTACAGCACTGACCGGGAACCTGTCCCTTGTTGTTTTAATAAGGATGGACTCCTACCTCCATACAcctatgtacttcttcctcagtaaTCTGTCCTTTATAGACTTCTGCTATATCACTTCTACAGTCCCAAAGATGCTTTCCAACCTCTTCCAGGAAAAACAAACTATCAGCTTTGCAGGCTGCATAGTTCAATACTTTATCTTTTCCACTATGGGACTGAGTGAATCTTGCCTCATGACAGCCATGGCCTATGACAGGTATGCTGCCATTTGTAACCCTCTTCTGTACTCATCAATCATGTCACCCAGCCTCTGTGCTCGGATGGTGATGGGAAGCTATACAGCAGGGCTTGTAAGTTCTTTATCTCAGATATGTGTCTTGCTGCAGCTCCACTTCTGTGGATCTAATGTCATCAGACATTTCTTCTGTGACATGCCCCAACTGTTAAATATATCCTGCAATGACACTTTCTTTGCACATGTCCTACTTGTCATATTAACAATGTTTTTTGGGCTTATAAACGCCTTAGCCATCATGGTATCCTATGGGTATATCGTCTCGTCCATCATGAAGATCGCTTCAGCGAAGGGCAGGTCCAAGGCCTTCAACACCTGTGGTTCTCACCTCACAGCCGTTTCTCTCTTCTATAGTTCTGGTATCTTTGTCTATTTGAGTTCCAGCTCTGGTGGTTCCTCAAGCTTTGATAGATTTGCATCTGTCTTCTATACTGTGGTGATTCCCATGTTGAATCCTTTGATATATAGTCTGAGAAACAAGGAAATCAAAGATGCCATGAATAGGTTGCAGAAAAAGGCAATCTGCAGCTGAGGTTAGAGATGAGAAGATTTCACCACAATGCCATATCAGAATTACTGTTACCTGCAATCATGTGCACATGGCTGGAATACTACAAAGTCCATGGCACTTcagataaaaatgattttgaaatagACAATATTCCAATATAAACCAACAATTACTTTGGTGCGTTTGAAATGCATCATCTTTAGAACCAGTAGCATCATAATTTCCATGTTGCAAATGGGCtatttcttcattaattattCTATCtataggtattttaaaaatatcaagttGAGAAACTTGTGGAAGCCTGAAAATTGTTAAATTACAAGGAATGCCTTTAGAGAAGATTCCTGATCAAATTCCTGACCTCAGATTCTACTAATTCTGAGTCATCAGTGTCAAGATGTTGTATCCTAAAGCCTGAGCCATCACCACTGATTACTCTCTGATACTGAGCAGGCGAGGAAGACAATATGGAAAGTTTTTGTTTGATAGAAACAAAGCCGCACATTAGCTTTCTTGTGCCTTTTAGGAAGactaatcagaaataacttgattacataaacaaacaaacaaacaacattatATAGTCATTCAATAACATTTAGGACAAACACAAAAGTGGGAGCTTGAATCATGAAGAAAAAATCATAATGAAGGCGTGGTTTCTTTATTGTCATTTCCTTCGTGTTCTGATAGTTTGATATTTCCAGTCATGACCTTTAGCAGTATCTTATGGCCAATAGTAATCTATGAGATGGTGGGAGCtgatctctcttccttttctccattaCAAGCAGAAAGTTTACCCTGGATTGATAGAGCCAATCAGAACAttccaaaaatatacattttgaTATTTCAGGCCCATGATTAAGTTTTGTCTGAGAAGACTTGtgtgaatttattattattattattattattattattattattattattattttatttattaacatttcaaatgttatccctaaagttccctatNNNNNNNNNNNttggtttctgttagtaagattcctacatttgcctttcgccatctggtgatctct
Proteins encoded in this region:
- the LOC110333197 gene encoding olfactory receptor 5AN1-like; this translates as MIGERNITKITQFILLGFSDFPQITALLFVMFLILYITALTGNLSLVVLIRMDSYLHTPMYFFLSNLSFIDFCYITSTVPKMLSNLFQEKQTISFAGCIVQYFIFSTMGLSESCLMTAMAYDRYAAICNPLLYSSIMSPSLCARMVMGSYTAGLVSSLSQICVLLQLHFCGSNVIRHFFCDMPQLLNISCNDTFFAHVLLVILTMFFGLINALAIMVSYGYIVSSIMKIASAKGRSKAFNTCGSHLTAVSLFYSSGIFVYLSSSSGGSSSFDRFASVFYTVVIPMLNPLIYSLRNKEIKDAMNRLQKKAICS